The following coding sequences lie in one Borreliella spielmanii genomic window:
- the hisS gene encoding histidine--tRNA ligase, giving the protein MDIKTLKGFKDYLPKDSLIRIHIVRQIFSVLNSYNFDLIDTPVLEYSDLLLKKSGDETEKQIYRFKDNGGRDVSMRFDLTVPFARFVATNISDLKFPFRRSQFGKVFRGENSQKGRYREFMQFDFDIVGEDSFRGDAEILSVVYYGLEEIFLNFIEGINKKFIIHYSHLGILNSFFEQLGIKEKSLFILRNIDKIDKIGIDKVKETLLLEIEKEAVDLILSLVNLQGTFKDKIQVLKSILGDNESVKRVEDVFQHLSLLKIQDSFNLNLKISRGLDYYTGIVFESEVFGSNMGSVCSGGRYDNLVSSFSGSTQKVSGVGGSFGVDRIKDIIDLEKFSYVKIFVTKARSKVLIVNLDSALQNYYYELATRFRNHDYSKVKNISCEVYFKNKNGKNIKEQIEYALSKEIRFLVFVGQEEYKENKMKVRDLTKKEELLLSFEESINVIKCNEKLLCTPF; this is encoded by the coding sequence ATGGACATTAAAACTTTAAAAGGCTTTAAAGATTATTTACCAAAAGATTCTTTGATTCGAATTCATATTGTTAGGCAGATATTTAGCGTTCTTAATTCTTATAATTTTGATTTAATAGATACTCCAGTTCTTGAATATTCGGATTTACTTTTAAAAAAAAGTGGGGATGAGACCGAAAAGCAAATTTATAGATTTAAAGATAATGGAGGTAGAGATGTTTCCATGCGATTTGATTTAACTGTTCCTTTTGCTAGATTTGTTGCTACAAATATTTCCGATTTGAAATTTCCTTTCAGACGCTCTCAATTTGGAAAAGTTTTTAGAGGCGAGAATTCTCAAAAAGGTAGGTACAGAGAATTTATGCAATTCGATTTTGATATAGTTGGAGAGGACAGTTTTAGAGGCGATGCTGAGATTCTTTCTGTTGTGTATTATGGACTTGAAGAGATTTTTTTAAATTTCATAGAAGGCATTAATAAAAAATTTATTATCCATTATTCCCATCTTGGTATATTAAATTCTTTTTTTGAACAGTTAGGAATTAAAGAAAAATCTCTTTTTATTTTAAGAAATATTGACAAAATAGATAAAATAGGAATTGACAAGGTTAAAGAGACTTTGCTTCTTGAGATCGAAAAAGAAGCAGTAGATTTAATCTTAAGTTTAGTGAACTTGCAAGGTACTTTTAAAGACAAAATACAAGTCTTAAAAAGCATTTTAGGTGATAATGAGTCTGTTAAGAGAGTAGAAGATGTTTTTCAGCATCTTAGTTTATTAAAAATTCAAGATTCTTTTAATTTGAATCTTAAAATATCTCGAGGGCTTGATTATTATACAGGGATTGTTTTTGAATCTGAGGTGTTTGGTAGTAATATGGGTAGTGTTTGTAGTGGGGGAAGATACGATAATTTGGTTTCTTCGTTCTCAGGCTCTACGCAAAAGGTTTCAGGAGTTGGGGGATCTTTTGGTGTTGATAGAATAAAGGATATAATTGATCTTGAAAAGTTTAGTTATGTTAAAATATTTGTTACCAAGGCCAGGTCTAAAGTTTTAATTGTAAATCTAGATAGTGCTTTGCAAAATTATTATTATGAGCTTGCTACTAGGTTTAGAAATCATGATTATTCTAAGGTTAAAAATATTTCTTGTGAAGTTTATTTTAAAAATAAAAATGGCAAAAATATTAAAGAACAAATAGAATATGCTTTAAGTAAAGAAATAAGATTTTTAGTTTTTGTTGGTCAAGAAGAATATAAAGAAAATAAAATGAAAGTAAGAGATTTGACAAAAAAAGAAGAGTTGCTGCTTTCTTTTGAAGAGTCAATAAATGTTATCAAATGCAATGAAAAGTTACTGTGTACCCCTTTTTAA
- a CDS encoding tetratricopeptide repeat protein: MESNKIINKAISYYNSKKYSQSIKLLEKEIFFYKNCYLYHYVLGMSYLRIGNLGNAQTYLKKAYTLNPSEPNIKQAIAILLVSQGKEEKAIQIWLKMIEENQEVEKSELSLEIIRKNPVKGSIFLKNSNLYEKLFPIIKTIPDKNLTKLIIIIAIGGIILISILAIYFIFYKQKTTISTNWQAEINKNLNNIATYIDDIKINNKEKIKNDEGQFILILTSDEIKNSFEKIKDYLKTGKDNFARVEINKILNSNASESIKLKAKNLASFISRPDFIEFNEYLNLKDIKKDPAIYSNVYVKWEGIVNNIEKKDNIIQFDFYVGYNKNVLSGIIPTKTTFDIDIGFKDSVEILGQIEYKKNKLTLNAITIRKIDKNSS; encoded by the coding sequence ATGGAGTCTAATAAAATTATTAACAAGGCTATTTCTTACTATAATTCAAAAAAATATTCACAATCAATAAAGCTACTAGAAAAAGAAATTTTTTTCTACAAAAATTGCTATTTGTATCACTATGTTTTAGGAATGTCTTATCTTCGCATTGGAAACCTTGGCAATGCTCAAACATATCTTAAAAAAGCCTATACTTTAAACCCAAGCGAACCAAATATAAAGCAAGCTATTGCTATACTTTTAGTAAGTCAAGGCAAAGAAGAAAAAGCTATTCAAATATGGCTTAAAATGATAGAAGAAAATCAAGAAGTTGAGAAATCAGAACTGTCTCTTGAAATTATTCGAAAAAATCCTGTTAAAGGATCTATTTTTTTAAAAAATAGCAACCTATACGAGAAATTGTTCCCAATAATTAAAACAATACCTGATAAAAATTTAACAAAATTAATCATAATAATTGCCATTGGAGGAATTATATTAATTTCAATCTTAGCAATCTATTTTATTTTTTATAAACAAAAAACAACAATATCCACAAATTGGCAAGCAGAAATAAACAAAAACTTAAACAACATTGCAACTTACATTGACGACATTAAAATAAATAATAAAGAAAAAATAAAAAATGACGAGGGACAATTTATATTAATACTAACCAGCGACGAAATTAAAAATTCTTTCGAAAAAATAAAAGATTACTTAAAAACAGGAAAAGATAATTTTGCAAGAGTAGAAATAAATAAAATATTAAATTCAAATGCATCAGAATCTATAAAATTAAAAGCCAAAAATCTTGCGAGTTTCATCTCAAGGCCAGACTTTATTGAGTTTAATGAATATCTAAACTTAAAAGATATTAAAAAAGATCCAGCAATCTATTCAAACGTATATGTAAAATGGGAAGGAATAGTAAATAATATAGAAAAAAAAGACAACATAATTCAATTTGATTTTTATGTAGGATACAACAAAAATGTGCTCTCAGGAATTATTCCAACAAAAACAACCTTTGATATTGACATTGGCTTTAAAGACAGCGTTGAAATACTTGGACAAATAGAATACAAAAAGAATAAACTCACCTTAAATGCAATCACAATTAGAAAAATAGATAAAAACTCAAGTTAA
- a CDS encoding tetratricopeptide repeat protein, with translation MSSERIVELIKEIYLDFRKGNFKEALVKSEEAHSLDFDNIEILTALKSSVYWNGQVESLDRIGQDYEKAEFLIREWNNFAGRYLKKMGCNFLQGRNSIKYFVFQTCLYIYKNIYKLHPENLDLLIKIAKSYKGMGNYEKAINVFLKILGNAKENSDVVAELADSYALIDEIKEAKVLFREAFFINPQKIDIYSLESDMILRLIDLIKSDRNISDDLIKEWIPVYGSLNGVFNVKRELRPIELGQLKQSVYSLRNELKEKSYRSINESILLPRLINKYFWLIDHYVRIKEDRARIDEILLYIKEIDLGIYQQYVN, from the coding sequence GTGTCATCAGAAAGAATCGTTGAATTGATTAAAGAGATTTATTTAGATTTTAGAAAAGGCAATTTTAAAGAAGCTTTAGTAAAATCCGAAGAAGCGCATTCTCTTGATTTTGATAATATTGAAATTTTGACAGCTTTGAAAAGCTCTGTGTATTGGAATGGGCAAGTTGAAAGCCTTGATAGAATAGGGCAGGATTATGAAAAGGCAGAATTTTTAATAAGAGAGTGGAATAATTTTGCAGGACGATATTTGAAAAAGATGGGTTGTAATTTTTTGCAAGGTCGTAATTCTATAAAATATTTTGTGTTTCAAACTTGTCTTTACATATATAAAAATATATACAAACTACATCCAGAAAATTTGGATCTTTTAATAAAAATTGCTAAGTCTTATAAAGGTATGGGGAATTACGAAAAAGCAATTAATGTCTTTTTGAAAATATTAGGGAATGCTAAGGAAAACTCAGATGTTGTTGCAGAGCTTGCTGATTCTTATGCGTTGATTGATGAAATTAAAGAGGCTAAAGTCTTATTTCGAGAGGCTTTTTTTATCAATCCTCAAAAGATAGATATATATTCTCTTGAGTCCGATATGATTTTAAGATTAATAGATCTTATTAAGTCTGACAGAAATATTTCAGATGATCTTATAAAAGAGTGGATTCCTGTTTACGGCTCTCTTAATGGTGTTTTCAATGTTAAAAGAGAATTAAGACCTATAGAGCTTGGACAGCTAAAGCAGTCTGTTTACAGTTTGCGCAATGAACTTAAAGAAAAGTCTTATAGATCAATAAATGAGAGTATACTACTTCCAAGGCTTATTAATAAGTATTTTTGGCTTATTGATCATTATGTAAGAATAAAAGAGGATAGAGCACGCATTGATGAGATTTTGTTATACATAAAAGAAATAGACTTAGGAATTTATCAACAGTATGTAAATTAG
- the greA gene encoding transcription elongation factor GreA: protein MSNVTIEKLDSILQEDKWTRIVVNNYSLAKIKELDDLIDNIIDEGLTEDVLDICGRHLKDVKKSIAGLYISGMLIYSRRPLNDMNLLAVIDLFSQNLKWALVEHICNEMLSISENKHALYTLAKIYAQNNENDKLPNIWTRIVEADIDDTVFVRQLATYYETIDLQKSIFYFRKAIYRFIDKKQMSGIREVWAKLIYYVSGDFDSFLLILQKIEKDLGFKKAIVLYEDLFDHYSLTDNIDETIEILKGILKLDNKNHKARENLVKFLRERYKDVKNIEDYLIKSDIENLDKNFVDVYSDFEKYLFFAKGNFVYHQTWSVGIVKDVNDHGITVDFVSKRGHFIGFDMAMSALSPLNREDIRVLKAVTPKEELADRVKKDIEWAIKVIIKSYKAIDLKGIKKELVPSLMTQSSWNSWSLKAKQILKDNPHFVMDSSKLDCYVYNERSSNLNEKMYDKFKIEKDFYKRYEIFINYCNVKGIVKDLHIEEEMLNYFLIYVNNFTKVDHHVISSYVILKSLSNFSEELSSKVNIEKDVNLESLLKEYSKGIVDLFDSILNAEIKKELVILIKKELGNWILYYKELFPHSVNKKLVESLYKEDPKEVEKLFNYVIKNYKVYKDAYIWILKHSKTYSIELSYSDADLLVNLIKILTDSVIKINNKNNSVASKRIYKMVINLLVKDGYLKSVLECFRDEELAKRVYMTCFYVKDFPPKDLLEIKSIIRQLFDSVEFEDEKMQLAGERMEIGFLTILSSLNKKQKELKHLKEVEIPENSKEIGKARELGDLKENAEYHSAKEKQQFLTKRLNSLMLEIENAKVIDTKDLQSSVVGFGTKVVILNEITGKDETYLILGPWESNPDEGIISYKSPFGENLLDSKEGDSLNFIINNTNFRYFVKKIEPIKFS from the coding sequence ATGTCTAATGTTACCATAGAGAAATTAGATAGTATTTTACAAGAAGATAAGTGGACAAGAATAGTTGTTAATAATTATTCTCTTGCTAAAATAAAAGAATTGGATGATTTGATAGATAATATAATTGATGAGGGGTTAACAGAGGATGTGCTTGATATTTGTGGAAGGCATTTAAAGGATGTTAAAAAAAGCATAGCAGGTCTTTATATTTCTGGAATGCTTATATATAGCAGGCGACCTTTAAATGATATGAATTTGCTTGCAGTTATTGATTTATTTTCTCAAAACTTAAAGTGGGCTCTTGTTGAGCATATATGTAATGAAATGCTTTCTATTTCTGAGAATAAGCATGCTCTTTATACCCTTGCAAAAATATATGCCCAAAATAACGAAAATGATAAGCTTCCAAATATTTGGACTAGAATTGTTGAAGCAGATATTGATGACACTGTGTTTGTAAGACAACTTGCTACTTATTATGAAACTATTGATTTGCAAAAATCAATTTTCTATTTTAGAAAAGCTATTTATCGTTTTATTGATAAAAAACAAATGTCAGGAATCAGAGAAGTATGGGCAAAGCTTATTTATTATGTTTCGGGTGATTTTGATTCTTTTTTGCTTATTTTGCAAAAAATTGAGAAGGATCTTGGATTTAAAAAGGCTATAGTTCTTTATGAAGATTTATTTGATCATTATTCTTTAACTGATAATATTGATGAGACAATAGAAATTTTAAAAGGTATTTTAAAGCTTGACAATAAAAATCATAAGGCAAGAGAAAATTTAGTTAAATTTTTAAGAGAAAGATATAAAGATGTAAAAAATATTGAAGATTATCTTATAAAGTCTGATATTGAAAACTTAGATAAAAATTTTGTTGATGTATATTCAGATTTTGAAAAATATTTGTTTTTTGCAAAGGGTAACTTTGTTTATCACCAGACTTGGTCTGTTGGAATAGTAAAAGATGTAAATGATCACGGCATTACAGTTGATTTTGTTTCTAAAAGAGGGCATTTTATTGGCTTTGATATGGCAATGTCGGCTCTTTCTCCTCTTAATAGAGAGGATATTAGGGTATTAAAAGCTGTAACGCCCAAAGAGGAACTTGCAGATAGAGTAAAAAAAGATATTGAGTGGGCTATAAAAGTTATTATCAAAAGTTATAAAGCTATTGATTTGAAGGGAATAAAAAAAGAGCTAGTGCCAAGTTTGATGACTCAAAGTTCTTGGAATTCATGGAGCTTGAAAGCAAAGCAAATTTTAAAGGATAATCCCCATTTTGTTATGGATTCTAGTAAGCTTGATTGTTATGTATATAATGAGAGATCTTCCAATTTGAATGAAAAAATGTATGATAAATTTAAAATTGAGAAAGATTTTTATAAAAGATACGAGATATTTATAAACTATTGTAATGTTAAAGGAATTGTTAAGGATTTGCATATTGAAGAAGAGATGCTTAATTATTTTTTAATTTATGTAAACAATTTTACAAAGGTTGATCATCACGTTATAAGCTCTTACGTTATTCTTAAATCTTTAAGTAATTTTTCTGAAGAATTGTCATCAAAAGTTAATATAGAAAAAGATGTTAATTTGGAATCTTTGTTAAAGGAGTATTCAAAAGGAATAGTAGATCTTTTTGATTCAATTTTGAATGCGGAAATTAAAAAAGAATTGGTCATTTTAATTAAAAAAGAACTTGGCAATTGGATTTTGTACTATAAGGAGCTTTTTCCTCATTCTGTTAATAAGAAATTGGTTGAATCACTTTATAAAGAAGATCCTAAAGAAGTGGAAAAATTATTTAATTATGTTATAAAAAATTATAAGGTTTATAAGGATGCTTATATTTGGATTTTGAAGCACTCTAAAACCTATTCCATTGAACTGAGTTATTCAGATGCAGATCTTTTAGTCAATTTGATTAAAATTTTAACAGATAGTGTTATCAAGATTAATAATAAAAATAATTCTGTTGCAAGTAAAAGAATCTATAAAATGGTAATTAATCTTTTAGTTAAAGATGGATATCTTAAATCGGTTTTAGAGTGCTTTAGAGATGAAGAGCTTGCAAAGAGAGTTTATATGACTTGTTTTTATGTAAAAGATTTCCCTCCTAAAGATCTTTTAGAGATTAAATCTATAATAAGGCAATTATTTGATTCTGTTGAGTTTGAGGATGAAAAGATGCAGCTTGCAGGTGAGAGAATGGAAATTGGATTTTTAACTATATTAAGTTCTTTGAATAAAAAGCAAAAAGAGCTTAAGCATTTAAAGGAAGTTGAAATTCCAGAAAATTCGAAAGAAATTGGGAAAGCTCGTGAACTTGGTGATTTAAAAGAAAATGCTGAATATCATTCAGCTAAGGAAAAACAACAGTTTTTAACAAAAAGATTAAACTCCTTAATGTTGGAAATAGAGAATGCAAAAGTTATAGATACCAAAGATCTTCAAAGTTCTGTTGTTGGTTTTGGGACTAAAGTTGTCATTTTAAATGAAATTACGGGCAAAGATGAAACTTATTTAATACTTGGGCCTTGGGAATCAAATCCTGATGAGGGCATTATTTCGTATAAGTCACCTTTTGGAGAAAATTTGCTTGATTCTAAGGAAGGCGATAGTCTCAATTTTATTATAAATAATACTAATTTTAGATATTTTGTTAAGAAAATAGAACCCATAAAATTTAGCTAG
- the recA gene encoding recombinase RecA, whose amino-acid sequence MSKLKEKREKVTVGIERANKEEAIELARVQIEKTFGKGSLIKMGESPVGKGIKSMSSGSIVLDEALGIGGYPRGRIIEIFGPESSGKTTLTLQAIAEVQKEGGIAAFIDAEHALDPVYAKALGVNVSELWLSQPDTGEQALEIAEHLIRSGGIDLIVVDSVAALTPKLEIDGEMGDSQIGLQARLMSKALRKITGILSKSNTCIMFINQIRMRIGIMFGNPETTTGGNALKFYSSLRLEVRKIEQITKSGSSDDVIGNKIRVKIVKNKVAPPFRKVELVIYFGKGISREAGILDSAIKHNLIQKTGSWYSLGDNKLGQGRESVIECLSKEVELANDLDKRLREIIFNNFDQEDVSLIEFKEGESEY is encoded by the coding sequence ATGTCAAAGTTAAAGGAAAAAAGAGAAAAAGTTACTGTTGGTATAGAGAGAGCAAATAAAGAGGAAGCTATTGAGCTTGCAAGAGTTCAAATAGAAAAGACTTTCGGAAAAGGAAGTCTTATTAAGATGGGAGAATCTCCTGTTGGAAAAGGTATAAAGAGCATGTCAAGTGGATCTATTGTATTAGATGAAGCTCTTGGTATTGGTGGGTATCCTAGGGGGCGCATAATAGAAATTTTTGGCCCTGAGTCGTCTGGCAAAACCACTTTAACCCTTCAAGCAATTGCTGAGGTGCAAAAAGAAGGAGGCATAGCTGCTTTTATTGATGCTGAGCATGCTCTTGATCCTGTTTATGCGAAAGCTTTAGGAGTTAATGTTTCAGAGCTTTGGCTTAGTCAGCCTGATACCGGAGAACAAGCTCTTGAGATTGCAGAACATTTAATCAGAAGTGGTGGTATTGATTTAATTGTAGTTGATTCTGTAGCAGCTTTGACCCCAAAATTAGAGATAGATGGAGAAATGGGAGATTCTCAGATCGGTCTTCAAGCAAGGTTAATGAGCAAGGCTCTTAGAAAGATTACAGGCATACTTTCTAAATCTAATACTTGCATTATGTTTATTAACCAAATAAGAATGAGGATTGGTATCATGTTTGGCAATCCCGAGACCACTACTGGTGGGAATGCTTTAAAGTTTTATTCATCTCTTAGACTTGAGGTTCGAAAAATTGAACAAATAACCAAATCAGGCTCAAGCGACGATGTTATTGGCAATAAGATAAGAGTTAAAATTGTAAAAAATAAGGTTGCCCCACCTTTTCGCAAAGTAGAATTGGTAATTTATTTTGGGAAAGGTATTTCTAGGGAAGCTGGTATTTTGGATTCTGCTATTAAGCATAATTTAATACAAAAGACGGGTTCTTGGTATTCATTAGGAGATAATAAGTTAGGACAGGGAAGAGAGAGTGTTATTGAGTGTCTTAGTAAAGAAGTAGAACTTGCAAATGATTTGGATAAGAGGCTTAGAGAAATAATTTTTAATAATTTTGATCAAGAAGATGTTAGTTTGATTGAATTCAAGGAAGGTGAAAGTGAATATTAG
- a CDS encoding pseudouridine synthase: MIALKTPRIHVFLAEKGVGSRRFCEELIRKKLVRVNGSIAKLGDKVTLGDRIIYKKQVYLFKDFQSKDRVYLALNKPKNYLCSNFDANGRKLAISLVQPLFKERVFSIGRLDFKSSGLLLFTNDGKFANDIIHPRLKVEREYIIESKKDIDENLLISFKSGIKIKKEFFKLKSYEILNKNSARLILDEGKNREIRKVFLSKSVFLKKIHRIRIGNINLDSLKEGQVKIIPLVKINRLKSMLERLNDNSN; encoded by the coding sequence ATGATTGCACTTAAAACACCCAGAATTCATGTGTTTTTAGCTGAAAAGGGGGTAGGCTCAAGAAGATTTTGCGAAGAGTTGATAAGGAAGAAGCTTGTAAGAGTTAATGGTTCTATTGCCAAGCTCGGGGATAAGGTCACTTTAGGGGATAGAATAATTTATAAGAAACAGGTTTATCTTTTTAAAGATTTTCAAAGTAAGGATAGAGTTTATTTAGCTCTTAATAAGCCTAAAAATTATTTATGTTCGAATTTTGATGCTAATGGGAGAAAGTTAGCAATATCTTTGGTTCAGCCTTTATTTAAAGAGCGTGTATTCTCAATTGGTAGGCTTGATTTTAAAAGTTCTGGACTATTATTATTCACTAATGATGGCAAATTTGCAAACGATATTATTCATCCAAGGCTAAAAGTTGAAAGAGAATATATTATAGAATCAAAAAAAGATATTGATGAAAATTTACTTATTTCTTTTAAGTCAGGTATAAAGATAAAAAAAGAATTTTTTAAATTAAAATCTTATGAAATTTTAAATAAAAATTCTGCCAGATTGATTTTAGACGAAGGGAAAAATAGAGAGATAAGAAAAGTATTCTTAAGCAAGAGTGTTTTTTTAAAAAAAATTCATAGAATTAGAATTGGCAATATTAATTTAGATAGTTTAAAGGAAGGTCAAGTTAAAATTATTCCTTTGGTTAAGATAAATAGGTTGAAATCTATGCTGGAGAGGTTAAATGATAATAGCAATTGA
- the cmk gene encoding (d)CMP kinase gives MIIAIDGPSASGKSSIARELSVKLGFKFISSGYLYRIITLIAQRSLMSSCDFINESRLLNLVLENDISFNDSSFLLNGEDVENQILNDKIDFQVSFYSSYIGIRNFVNKKLREVVKFSDDNYIIEGRDITTIVFPESEFKIYLDASVKVRALRRYKQRNGNETLEELERTLKIRDDVDKNKQYGKLKLSKGVFYLDTSYKGLDDVCNIIIEKFNLKKVRER, from the coding sequence ATGATAATAGCAATTGATGGACCTTCAGCATCAGGAAAAAGTTCAATTGCAAGAGAGCTTAGTGTAAAATTGGGTTTTAAATTTATCAGTTCTGGGTATCTTTATAGAATAATAACTTTAATTGCCCAAAGATCTCTTATGAGTAGCTGCGATTTTATTAATGAGAGTAGACTTTTAAATTTGGTTCTTGAGAATGATATAAGTTTTAATGATTCTAGCTTTTTGCTTAATGGAGAGGATGTTGAAAATCAAATTTTAAACGATAAGATTGATTTTCAGGTTTCTTTTTATTCTTCTTATATTGGAATAAGAAATTTTGTGAATAAAAAATTAAGAGAGGTTGTTAAATTTAGCGATGATAATTATATAATAGAAGGTAGAGATATTACTACTATTGTTTTTCCAGAGTCCGAATTTAAAATATATCTGGATGCTTCTGTTAAAGTTCGAGCCTTAAGGCGATATAAACAAAGAAATGGAAATGAGACTTTAGAAGAATTAGAGCGCACTCTTAAAATAAGAGACGATGTTGACAAGAATAAACAATATGGTAAGTTGAAATTATCAAAAGGGGTTTTTTACCTTGATACAAGCTATAAAGGATTAGACGATGTATGTAA